In Brachypodium distachyon strain Bd21 chromosome 2, Brachypodium_distachyon_v3.0, whole genome shotgun sequence, one genomic interval encodes:
- the LOC100825607 gene encoding protein MIZU-KUSSEI 1, translating to MRNIMERSPHESSFSFSRRHFKWPVLGKSSSHGATSTATAEEGFVKMSSDKKAAEDDDEEASMAFSSTCASSFHSEHFVSPPPSKPLKQPQQQRGKNNKLGGGGRTAVSRLRTALAAAMAGRRRQVGLGARLTGTLYGHRRGHVHLAFQVDPRACPALLLELTAPTASLVREMASGLVRIALECERSKGFQAGAGTTTCGGRKLVEETVWRAYCNGKGCGYAVRRECGAADWRVLRALEPVSMGAGVIPASCGGGEGDVMYMRARFERVVGSRDSEAFYMMNPDSSNNGGGSSSSIGPELSVYLLRV from the coding sequence ATGAGAAACATCATGGAGAGAAGCCCCCATGAGTCCTCCTTCTCATTCTCCCGGAGGCACTTCAAGTGGCCGGTCCTCGGCAAGAGCAGCAGCCACGGCGCCACCAGCACAGCCACCGCGGAGGAAGGCTTCGTCAAGATGAGCTCGGACAAGAAGGCtgcggaggacgacgacgaggaggcgtCCATGGCTTTCTCCTCCACCTGCGCGTCCTCGTTCCACTCGGAGCACTTCGTGTCTCCCCCTCCCAGCAAGCCGCTcaagcagccgcagcagcagcggggcAAGAACAACAAgctgggtggcggcggccgcacgGCCGTGTCGCGCCTgcgcacggccctggccgcggccatggccgggcggcgccggcaggtGGGGCTCGGCGCGCGGCTGACCGGCACGCTGTACGGGCACCGGCGCGGGCACGTGCACCTGGCGTTCCAGGTGGACCCGCGCGCGTGCCccgcgctgctgctggagctgaCGGCTCCCACGGCGTCGCTGGTGCGGGAGATGGCCTCTGGCCTGGTCCGGATCGCGCTCGAGTGCGAGCGCTCCAAGGGCTTCCAAGCCGGCGCGGGTACTACTACGTGCGGCGGCAGGAAGCTGGTGGAGGAGACGGTGTGGCGCGCCTACTGCAACGGGAAAGGATGCGGGTACGCGGTGCGGCGGGAGTGTGGCGCCGCGGACTGGCGCGTGCTGCGGGCGCTGGAGCCCGTGTCCATGGGTGCCGGTGTCATACCGGCGTCGTGCGGCGGGGGCGAAGGGGACGTGATGTACATGCGCGCGCGGTTCGAGCGCGTCGTGGGGTCCCGCGACTCGGAGGCCTTCTACATGATGAACCCGGACAGCAGcaacaacggcggcggcagcagcagcagcatcggcCCGGAGCTCAGCGTCTACCTCCTTAGAGTTTGA
- the LOC100825922 gene encoding single-stranded DNA-binding protein, mitochondrial — MAACTSSSSLLGRRFLLLSRRFVSSSLRPFSTNSSPSLAGSDAEPDPDHAPADEGNQPPNQHRAPNTTRPLENGLDPGIYKAIMVGKVGQEPMQKRLRSGKTVVLFSLGTGGIRNNRRPLDNEEPHQYADRSSVQWHRVCVYPERLGSLTLKNVKIGTVLYLEGNLETKVFSDPITGLVRRIREIAVRANGRLLFLGEDGNAPKIGEVKGVGYF, encoded by the exons ATGGCGGcctgcacctcctcctcctccctcctcggccgccgcttcctcctcctctcacgCCGCTTCGTGTCCTCTTCTCTCCGCCCCTTCTCCACCAATTCCTCCCCCTCTCTTGCGGGATCCGATGCAGAGCCCGACCCTGATCATGCCCCCGCGGATGAGGGTAATCAGCCCCCGAACCAGCACCGGGCCCCCAACACCACCCGCCCCCTCGAGAATGGCCTTGACCCCGGCATCTACAAG GCTATAATGGTGGGGAAGGTGGGGCAGGAACCTATGCAGAAGCGGCTGCGGAGCGGGAAGACCGTTGTGCTGTTCTCGCTGGGCACCGGTGGCATCCGCAACAACCGCCGCCCGTTGGACAACGAGGAACCGCACCAGTACGCGGACCGCAGCTCCGTGCAGTGGCACCGCGTCTGCGTATACCCGGAAAGGCTGGGCAGCCTCACGCTGAAGAATGTCAAGATAGG GACTGTTCTCTATTTGGAAGGTAATCTTGAGACAAAGGTGTTCTCTGATCCTATTACTGGGCTGGTTAGACGCATAAGGGAAATAGCTGTGCGTGCAAATG GTCGTCTCCTGTTTCTTGGTGAGGATGGTAACGCTCCCAAAATAGGTGAAGTCAAGGGCGTCGGGTACTTCTGA
- the LOC104583307 gene encoding glutathione S-transferase T3, whose protein sequence is MYYPYSGPGSYPSFSHGVIGGAPMSQPSSSFAGFAGVDPRSVNNLQASPAGNNHEEVNVQESSGSSPGEQEEQVTKRRNWTEQENLRLVSAWLATSFDPIEGNSKKLEHYWKQVAEEYKSNTPQDRKRSSKQLRDHWSKANQLVTLFNGCYATQKSVYASGINDKGLMDQAKAVFKSKNKQKPFNLEYWWEAVRQHQKWRSIYMEKDCSSKRAKISEAGTYTSSSKETEETMEPQPEGQKQAK, encoded by the coding sequence ATGTACTATCCATATTCTGGTCCAGGAAGCTATCCTTCATTTTCACATGGAGTGATTGGAGGAGCTCCAATGAGTCAGCCGTCATCCTCATTTGCTGGATTTGCTGGAGTTGATCCACGCAGCGTGAACAACTTGCAAGCTTCACCTGCTGGAAACAATCATGAAGAAGTGAATGTCCAAGAATCAAGTGGTAGCAGTCCAGGAGAACAGGAAGAACAAGTCACCAAGAGAAGAAACTGGACAGAGCAAGAAAATCTTCGGCTTGTTAGTGCTTGGCTGGCCACTTCTTTTGATCCAATCGAAGGCAACTCAAAGAAATTAGAGCACTACTGGAAACAGGTGGCTGAAGAGTACAAAAGCAACACCCCACAAGATAGGAAAAGATCATCCAAGCAATTGAGAGACCACTGGAGCAAGGCAAACCAACTGGTGACCCTCTTCAATGGGTGCTATGCTACACAAAAGAGTGTATATGCTAGTGGTATAAATGACAAAGGCCTCATGGACCAAGCAAAAGCAGTCTTCAAGAGCAAAAATAAGCAAAAACCTTTCAACTTGGAATATTGGTGGGAAGCAGTGAGACAACATCAAAAGTGGAGATCAATTTACATGGAGAAGGATTGCAGCAGCAAAAGAGCCAAGATTTCAGAGGCAGGGACATACACAAGTTCTAGCAAAGAAACAGAAGAGACAATGGAACCTCAACCTGAAGGTCAAAAGCAAGCCAAATGA